Within the Gossypium raimondii isolate GPD5lz chromosome 12, ASM2569854v1, whole genome shotgun sequence genome, the region CGGTGGGTCGGGAACGAAAAAGGATCCGCCGGAAACACGAGCTGGTCTACCATAAATAGTACCTTGCTGTCGATCGGAAACCTAAGCGTTCTCGAGTAATTTTCtaaacttggaaaaaaaatttatcttaCATAGATAGAGTAATGGTAACATGGTAAGTTATTTTTTATgcgtttaattaaaataatcattaattttatatttttaggccATAattacaacttttaaaattggtaaaatactaaaatttacccttaaaaattatatattttgtttatttagttttgattctaaaagtTAACtcctaatatttatatattgtgtcaTTTagtctctcatttttcttttcttttttacagttttgctttcttttccttttttttaatattttcacctaaaaagtgaacaaaattatcaattaaatttgaacaaaaaactATATAcgaaaacaccaaaaaattaagataataattttcatcttgtctcattcttttaaaaatttgaaaaattataagattaaatctacaacttaATATATAGTATAGGACTAGTAGTAAAATTTACCCAAAtgaatttctattatttaagtcaggactaaaattttataatccaaaaTAGTACGTAGAGTCTAACGTATACATATAAAAGAGgactaatagtaaaatttgacCAATCTAAAATACGGgtgttaatttttaatgtaGGTTAAGTGAATATAATACTCATTAAGGAAAGACCCTTTCCTTTCTCCCTTATCCCAATCACCTTTTAGCTTTTCTTGATTAATGattattaaaacatgtaatttaGACTTTCGATTAAATTCGAAgtttaatttagttgatttataaaattatttgaatttaattttttgtcctCGTAACTTATTTGATTAATAGTTGTATTGCACTATTTTATTAACAGTAAATCTatttatatgtgaattttaagttaaaatgattCGAATATCACAATCTACAATCCGCAATTTATTTGATTAGTAAGTTCATCCCATTAGTTGACACTACTTTATCAAGTGTGAAATGTGTGATTAAAAGTTCCCCAACTAACCacctctttttgcatttcaataatGCAAGCTATCTCAATACGGGAGATCCAAAAGGAACCAATTGGTTGCCGGCAGAGTGTGATGTTTCAATCCGAGAAGGATGGTTTTGGCATAAATCACAATCACCAAAGATGTTAAGCCAGCTTCTAGACATCTACTACAAGTCAGTCGGTAGGAATTGCGTCATGTTACTCAATGTACCGCCCAATTCAACCGGACTCATATCAGAATCTGATATTCATAGATTAAAAGAGTTTCGAACCGCGATCGATACGATATTCTCCACCAATTTAGCTGAAAAATGTACTGTTAAAGTTAGCAGCCAGAGAGGAGGAAAAGGCGGTGGGTTTGGTCCAGAGAACGTGTTGGATAATGACCATGTATGGACGTATTGGTCAccgaaagaaaataaaaacgagcATTGGATCGAAATAAAGGTACCCAATGCCGAAGAAGGAATGAAATTCAATGTGGTGAGGATTCAAGAACCAATTGGACTAGGACAAAGGATCATAAAGCATGAAATATATGTGGATGGTAAGAAAGTGGTGCAAGGGACCACAGTGGGATATAAAAGGCTACATAGACTTGAAAAGGTACTTCATTGTAGGGTTGTGAGGATTATTGTAAAGGAATCAAAGGGATTGCCTTTGATATCTTCAACTGGTTTGCATTTAGATCCTTATTGGAAACCCTAGAAGTAATTGGGTTTTCAACATTAatatagtttagtttttttattggaATAAAGAAATGGTTTAATTGTGCTTTAAGTTCTTGTATTTTTCATACATTTcaaatttagtttctttttaatttttaattttgagaaatgtAATCCTGTTAAAATTCTCAATAATTCATGTCCATTATAATGTTTGTTCTTTTATTACatgaatattaaatatttttaccatttcaaaatatcacaccaataaatttaattatgtattaataattagatctaaaattttaaaacaaaaatatagaaaaataagaatatttaaaatatattttaaccaaataaatgcagtatcaatattttttttctgaCCGGAAATACAGTCTCAAGTATTCTAGAATATAATTTTTGACTCctgtatcacactatcaaacaaCAAAACTTGCTCAATAACGCTTCAAGTTAAACCCTATATGGTAAGCCCCAAATTACACACACTTCATAAATGTTAGATTGTTTGAGAAGAGTCACTTTATAACTCTTCTTCGACCAGGTGGAGGAgaaattgttatataattataattaaaatgaccTGACCTGGGGTCAAGCTCGGAATCTGACCTGGTAATAAAAGACGACAGACATTCTAAAAGGGACTTCTTCTTCTCTGACCCAGAACACCATCTTCTCTCATTGTGAACCTCTATCTTGACTTCCGTTGATACcttgtattaataattttaaatctctttttttttgaaataatatgaAAGAGAAGATGATATTAATACcaatattaaattagatttgatAATAATAGTTGTTGTGCAATTTTAGTTGCCGGTTTTTTAAGTTTGTGATCTTTAAGGATGATTGGGATGTTGGTGGATTTGTCCATAAAATGgcttaaaataacttaaaatattagaaataatgATTCCgctgtataaaaatattatctttcTTAAAGAAATctgaaatatttttgtaaaatctgAAAATATTCTGCATATCGAATGAAGTGAAGCTGGctgtctatttattatttatttaataataaagtgtGGGGTCCATTTGAAAGCTTTCTTAATCTCAAAAAATACGTGTCacaaatttatatgtatatttaagtCACTACACGTATCACAATGTAAAATTGGGTGCTGAAACCTTcacttcaaatatatattaatgaaaaAGCATTCCAAATTTATAATTACTCTTATACCACTTATTGAGACTCTAAGTCAATAAaaactttgataattttaagatttgattttatatttcatcttatgaaaaaaatgtgatttttcttctaattttcttagttaattaaatattgaattaattattttatttaatattttaaatgatagatttttttgagttattttaatACCATTTTGTTTCACAACTATATAGCAATTCCAAGCAAGGAATTGTtatagatttatatatatatatatatatatatatatacaatgtcTCCTTTTATTTGTAATGTTATTCtaatcaaaaatatatttaaatgtacCTAAATTTCTTTATTGTTGCAATAATGATATggtatcaattaaattaaaacttaaaccacattattataattttttgtaattttcatttgatcaaaatttagtgtgtaaaataatgtgaaatcaaaattttattttattttagattttaaaatattataattgtataacaaaatatacaaatataaccTTTATAACAGTTAATCGatgatatttttgaatatttgaatatttaggttcaaatttaatattttaattcgtTGTTTGTTTATATTCTATTATGCATATTGATTTGATTCTATTTTTACGGTAAATTCTCAAAagtttgtacatatattttGTCGGTTTATATTTCCAAAAGTATTAACTTTTTTCCTTATGGTCTGTACTCTGTAGGCAAAGAATATACATATTTAGATGCAAATTTTTACATCTTCACCAACATGGTGACTATGAAAAACAAAACCCCTTTGAGGAACACTGAATAAtcagataaataaataaaaatacgtAGGCTCATTAAGAACATTTTCTTTATCTTCAGAAATAATTTTGCTTACAAAAAGCGTAAGTAAGCTATTTCCCTTTAATTTGATGACTGAAATCAAACcacagatatatatatatatatatatatatttagtgaGCTCTCACCATTTCTTGCTACTGTAGCGGCCTCGCCCACCACCCGAAAACCGATCGTTTACTCTATCAGAAAATCCACCTCGGCCACCTCTGCGGCCAGAGAACTTACCACCACCACAACTTCCACCGCCGCCGCTTCTATCACCTCTTCCACCACCGAATCTCCCTCTTGACTGGTCTCTTTCTTGTAAACGTGGCAATTTTTTCTTCAACGTCTCTAATCTAACATTATTTGCATTTTCAGCACCTGAAACAAGAAGGCAAACGTGTAATACCTAGACAGTAAAGTGTTGTCCACTAACCATGAGCAATGAATACCCACAA harbors:
- the LOC105765594 gene encoding alpha-L-fucosidase 1, whose translation is MAKFWYLVCMITFLELSKLAISRPEQVPTPPLPVLPLPTFSQLKWQQRELIMFLHFGVNTFTDSELGTGKENPSIFNPVGLDTKQWVTVAAEAGISLMILTAKHHDGFCLWPSKYTDHSVISSPWRNGHGDVVQEFIDAVKTHGGGGIDAGLYLSPWDRHDKRYGHDLQYNEYYLAQLQELLSKYGSVKEIWFDGFKGKEARNMSYYFSDWFAMVRELQSSINIFSDAGPDVRWVGNEKGSAGNTSWSTINSTLLSIGNLSVLDYLNTGDPKGTNWLPAECDVSIREGWFWHKSQSPKMLSQLLDIYYKSVGRNCVMLLNVPPNSTGLISESDIHRLKEFRTAIDTIFSTNLAEKCTVKVSSQRGGKGGGFGPENVLDNDHVWTYWSPKENKNEHWIEIKVPNAEEGMKFNVVRIQEPIGLGQRIIKHEIYVDGKKVVQGTTVGYKRLHRLEKVLHCRVVRIIVKESKGLPLISSTGLHLDPYWKP